The window CTAATATACATATTCCAACAGTCAGGTAACACAGAATGGAGACTGCAAATTCAATAAATTAGACAGCGGAGGATGAATTGCAGATATTAAATCCAGCAGTTGTGTTCACAGAAGTAAATTAAAAGAAAATCTAAAAATCAATTGAAAAAAAACAACAGTGTTATTCTGTATTATAAACAAATCAAAAGGAATCAAAATGGTCCTTTAGTCTTAATTCAAATGCTTTTCATCTAAGTCAACCTTCTTCAATGATGAAATGTTTGTTCATATCAACCTCCTGTAAACATTCACAATCAAGAGTACAGTTCCATTTAGAGCACTGCTGGTCTGTGAAGATGACAACACCCATCTTCTCCACGCACAAGACAAACGCTACACCTTTTAAAGAGCTTGTACATGCACATCACTGAGGTACACATAATATAACCCCAAATATCACCACATCCCCCCCATACTCTCTTTATAGATCATGTAGTTCCCAGACACTTTCGCCCAAATGGGAAGAGTCTGGTGGACCAACGCATCAAACTTGGCCTTCGTTAGTCAATACAGAATGACTGTGAGAAACTCCTGGCGCATTGGCTTAATCTACCAACCAATCATCTCCCATAACACGCCTCACAGTCGTGTGATTTGCTCAAATTAAATGATGACAGGTACTTGACTCAGTAGGTCACTGCCATATAATTCTATGGTCACTCCCACTAAGGCAAACTTTGAATTGTTGAAATCCCAGGCTTATATGTGCAACAACCTTGAGACAAGGTTACTGTACAAATAACACAGAATGGTCTTTATTACTAGACTGGTAGAATAAGACATCAGAGAACATTGTTCTTGCGTCCAGGGTTATGGTCGGCTCATCCAAAGGAATATTCCTCATCGAGATGCTTTATTTTTCAGCATTAATGAAAACATCTTCTACAGTCACGTTTGTCTCAGTCAGTTCAACGTTCAAgtgttttctttaaaaaaagcAGATTTCCAAAATATATCCAAGTCTTTTTTGTTTCTGTAAAAAATAAATTAGGTAGTTAAAAATGCTGCTAAGACAAATGGGAAGAGGGAAAGACACCCAGGCCTGGGGTACTCCACATACTGCTTTTGTCAGTCCTGGCCGGAGTGCTTTCTCACGCTGTCCTGAGGGATTCGTTATTTGAGCTACCGACCTTCCGGAAGCCGTGGTCGTTCTTCTCGAGCCACAGTTCAGCCAGCTGCTGTGTCGAGCCGTGCGACGAGGCTTTGGAGCCCAGGCACATCTTGTACTGGTTGGGCTCCAGGTTGGGGTCGCACACTACTGGATGGTGAACGTGTATGATCCCCGGGTCCGTGCTCCGGAACAACCGGATCCCTGATTGGACAAACTTGTTAAAGAGGTCCACGTCCTCCAAACCCCACCCTTGGATGGAGGTGTCGAAGCCCCCGGCCCCGACCAGGTCGCCCTTGTAAACACAGACGATGCCGAAGCCGTAGTGACGCCACAGACCCGTCTTGGCGGTGAACACATAGTGGTTCTCACTGGGCACCTTACCGGCGTAAACCACCTTGGGGTCGTACTGACTGAAGATGATGGGGAAGTAGGTCTGCTCCCCCAGGACCGTGTTACTCCGGCACCTCTTGAGGAAGTCTGTTGTGAAGAGCAGGTCCACGTCGCAGTAGAAGAGCAGCGAGTCGTTGGAGAAGTGGGCCGAGCCCACCTCCAGAGCCAAGGCCCGGGAGAAGGAGCCCGACACGGGCTGGATCTCCATCTCGGCACGGGGGTACTTGATGTGGTACTCCCTCATCAGCTCCACCTGCTTGACCCgctctgtgttgttgtcagtgCTGAAGAGGAGGATGAGCAGCTTGACGTTCTGGTTGGGGATCAGGCACACCCGTTCTAAATTGGTCATGAAGCGGACAAAGATGTCGTAGCGTCCGGATAGCGGCACCAGTATGTTGACCTTAGGCTCTTTCGGCTCCTTCTGGTCCTGGCTAGAGCTGGACAGCTTGAAGGGCACGAACATCTTGAGGGAGTTGGAGAGGAAGGACAGGGAGTCAGAGTCCTGGTTGATGCTGCTGGCGAGAGCCTTGTCGtccatctcctcttcctctctgaactGGATCTGGCTGAAGGTCTGCTGGAGGTAGGCATGTCTCCTCACCGGCACCGTCATGGTCTTCCCTTTATGCTTCTTGTAGAGGAGCAACAGGTCCAGCACGTACTCCGCCCCGTACATGGGGTTGACCCGCCGGTAGCCGTACTGGATCTCCTTGAAGTCGATCACTCGTCCCCGCGTCTTGGCGTTGGCGTTAATCATCTCCATCACCTGCATGATGATGTCATCCAGGGCCAGATGCTGGGAGGAGTCCATTCCCCGGCGGGGGGGTTGGCCGTCAGACGAGGAGAACAGGTACTTGCCCGTCAGGAACTCCCACTCCAGGACCTCCTCGCGGAGCCGAGGGTGGAACCTCATGAAGGATGGAGGCATGCCCAGCTGCAGGTCCTCTCGGCTGGGCTCGGCCGCCCCGTAGCGGCACATCTGGACGATCTCACGGTGGAGCTGGACGGTGCGGTGGCGGAGCTGGGCGATCTTGCGGCTGAGCATGTAGCTGTGCAGGCGGTACTGGTAGGGCGGGTTCTTGTTGGGGTGCAGGGTGATGGCCCGGTGGATCTTGCTATTGTGGAGGTCGCGGATGTATCCCTTCTTGTTGGGCTCGTAGTTCTCGTAGAACAGCTGCTGcatctggggagagaagagagagagacaacggcTGAGATTACATCAATAAACACAATATGGCACAATAGAACACTCATGCATTATATAGACTAGGCCCTGTGTGGGAGTGTACAAAAGCACAACGCATACAGAGCGCGCTCTAGGACAGAAAACATTCTGCCCTCTAAAATGTGAAAATAGCAAAAACAAAGATGCACAACACAGCTTGATCCCAGTTGACCCCTCTCCGCTGCCTGTACTTGTATACTGCTCCACTGAGGATTTATTAAGGTGGATGTCTATATGAATGTAAACTCCTGCAGCCCAACAGAGATGTTATTTTTATCAGACGTCCTGCTGCTAATGCAAAGTGCAAATTAGAACAGGCTCAAGGAATGCCTTCTGGAGGTGAGCTCCGAGCTTACAGAGCCCTCAAATATTGACCAGGGAGCGGGTAATGCCTTCTGGAGGTGAGCTCCGTGCTTACAGAGCCCTCAAATATTGACCAGGGAGCGGGTAATGCCTTCTGGAGGTGAGCTCCGAGCTTACAGAGCCCTCAAATATTGACCAGGGAGCGGGTAATGCCTTCTGGAGGTGAGCTCCGTGCTTACAGAGCCCTCAAATATTGACCAGGGAGCGGGTAATGCCTTCTGGAGGTGAGCTCTGTGCTTACAGAGCCCTCAAATATTGACCAGGGAGCGGGTAATGCCTTCTGGAGGTGAGCTCCGAGCTTACAGAGCCCTCAAATATTGACCAGGGAGCGGGTAATGCCTTCTGGAGGTGAGCTCCGTGCTTACAGAGCCCTCAAATATTGACCAGGGAGCGGGTAATGCCTTCTGGAGGTGAGCTCCGAGCTTACAGAGCCCTCAAATATTGACCAGGGAGCGGGTAATGCCTTCTGGAGGTGAGCTCTGTGCTTACAGAGCCCTCAAATATTGACCAGGGAGCGGGTAATGCCTTCTGGAGGTGAGCTCCGTGCTTACAGAGCCCTCAAATATTGACCAGGGAGCGGGTAATGCCTTCTGGAGGTGAGCTCCGTGCTTACAGAGCCCTCAAATATTGACCAGGGAGCGGGTAATGCCTTCTGGAGGTGAGCTCCGTGCTTACAGAGCCCTCAAATATTGACCAGGGAGCGGGTAATGCCTTCTGGAGGTGAGCTCCGTGCTTACAGAGCCCTCAAATATTGACCAGGGAGCGGGTAATGCCTTCTGGAGGTGAGCTCCGTGCTTACAGAGCCCTCAAATATTGACCAGGGAGCGGGTAATGCCTTCTGGAGGTGAGCTCCGTGCTTACAGAGCCCTCAAATATTGACCAGGGAGCGGGTAATGCCTTCTGGAGGTGAGCTCCGTGCTTACAGAGCCCTCAAATATTGACCAGGGAGCGGGTAATGCCTTCTGGAGGTGAGCTCCGTGCTTACAGAGCCCTCAAATATTGACCAGGGAGCGGGTAATGCCTTCTGGAGGTGAGCTCCGTGCTTACAGAGCCCTCAAATATTGACCAGGGAGCGGGTAATGCCTTCTGGAGGTGAGCTCCGTGCTTACAGAGCCCTCAAATATTGACCAGGGAGCGGGTAATGCCTTCTGGAGGTGAGCTCCGTGCTTACAGAGCCCTCAAATATTGACCAGGGAGCGGGTAATGCCTTCTGGAGGTGAGCTCCGTGCTTACAGAGCCCTCAAATATTGACCAGGGAGCGGGTAATGCCTTCTGGAGGTGAGCTCCGTGCTTACAGAGCCCTCAAATATTGACCAGGGAGCGGGTAATGCCTTCTGGAGGTGAGCTCCGTGCTTACAGAGCCCTCAAATATTGACCAGGGAGCGGGTAATGCCTTCTGGAGGTGAGCTCCGTGCTTACAGAGCCCTCAAATATTGACCAGGGAGCGGGTAAGCCTCGACGGATCCATGAGTGTTGACTGCAAACCTGTTGAGGCTTTACAAACCTAATGTTCCCCCAATCACAGGGGGCCCTGTGAGTAAACTGTGGGACAGCTGCTGAGGCCCCTATTGGCAGCGACTCAAGCGTGGCCAAGAAGGAAGGGTCTGTGTTGTTGACCAATCCAATGAAGGGAGTCCTCAGAGGTCTATTTGCGAAAGACAGACACCGCTCAGAAAAAGGCCTCCAATTTTGAGAAGGACGGCTCTGGAATGCAGCCACAAACCCAGTCCCCTTGGGGAAAGGCAATACACAGAATCGGACAGGATCGGTATAGAGGCCAGGCCTGATCGTTTTATAAAAGCGATACCTAACTAGTGTAAGTACGGCTGGTCACAAGAACTCACTGAATAAGCCTCTTTGCTTTTCCATGGGCTCTGCCCCTGCCTTCGTGCACGTAGGAGGAGTTGGAACGTGGCCAACCATAAAATCAAGCAGTCTGATCAATAGAAATCTTGAGCAAACCCCAAGCTTTAGAGTGTGAGGGGTCAGGTAGGCTATTACATCAGAACCAAGGGGGCTATCGCATGGCAGCCTTACACACATTTATTTAACGAGCATATAAAATAAGATCTAAGAAAAAGATTGTTGCAGTAGTCAACCCCTACACGTGTCCATGTTTCACTGGTTCTGAGAAGTGACTTGCAAATAGCTCTCTTTGGACACCAAACCAGTGGGTGCATCTTTATATTATAAAGTggcttcctctccatctctccttcccatcATCTCCTTCCATACATTGGAGAAGTCAGTGACATGGAGAGGATCTCTTCTCCTTTGTTCTGAGAGGTGACCAAATGAAGAGCCCCTCTCCTTTGTTCTGAGAGGTGACCAAATGAAGAGCCCCTCTCCTTTGTTCTGAGAGGTGACCAAATGAAGATCTCCTCTCCTTTGTTCTGGGAGGTGACCAAATGAAGATCTCCTCTCCTTTGTTCTGAGAGGTGGCCAAATGAAGATCTCCTCTCCTTTGTTCTGAGAGGTGGCCAAATGAAGATCTCCTCTCCTTTGTTCTGAGAGGTGGCCAAATGAAGATCTCCTCTCCTTTGTTCTGAGAGGTGGCCAAATGAAGATCTCCTCTCCTTTGTTCTGAGAGGTGGCCAAATGAAgatctcctctcctttgctctgAGAGGTGGCCAAATGAAGATCCTCTCCTTTGCTCTGAGAGGTGGCCAAATGAAaatctcctctcctttgctctgAGAGGTGGCCAAATGAAGAGCTCTTCTCCTTTGTTCTGAGAGGTGGCCAAATGAAGAGCCCCTCTCCTTTGTTCTGAGAGGTGGCCAAATGAAGATCTGCTCTCCTTTGTTCTGAGAGGTGGCCAAATGAAGATCTCCTCTCCTTTGTTCTGAGAGATGACCAAATGAAgatctcctctcctttgctctgAGAGGTGGCCAAATGAAGATCTGCTCTCCTTTGCTCTGAGAGGTGGCCAAATGAAgatctcctctcctttgctctgAGAGGTGGCCAAATGAAGAGCTCTTCTCCTTTGTTCTGAGAGGTGGCCAAATGAAGATCTCCTCTCCTTTGTTCTGAGAGGTGGCCAAATGAAGATCTCCATTCCTTTGTTCTGAGAGGTGGCCAAATGAAGATCTCCTCTCTTTTGCTCTGAGACGTGACCAAATGAAGATCTCCTCTCCTTTGTTCTGAGAGGTGGCCAAATGAAGATCTCCTCTCCTTTGTTCTGAGAGGTGGCCAAATGAAGATCTCCTCTCTTTTGCTCTGAGACGTGACCAAATGAAGATCTGCTCTCCTTTGTTCTGAGAGGTGACCAAATGAAGATCTGCTCTCCTTTGCTCTGAGAGGTGGCCAAACAAAGATCTGCTCTCCTTTGCTCTGAGAGGTGGCCAAACGAAGATCTGCTCTCCTTTGCTCTGAGAGGTGGCCAAATGAAGATATGCTCTTCTTTGCTCTGAGAGGTGGCCAAATGAAGATCTGCTCTCCTTTGTTCTGAGAGGTGGCCAAATGAAGATCTCCTTTGCTCTGAGAGGTGGCCAAATAAAGATCTCCTCTGCTCTGAGAGGTGACCAAATGAAGATCTCCTCTGCTCTGAGAGGTGGCCAAACGAAGATCCCCTCTCCTTTGCTCTGAGAGGTGGCCAAATGAAGATCTCCTCTGCTCTGAGAGGTGGCCAAACAAAGATCTGCTCTCCTTTGCTCTGAGAGGTGGCCAAATGAAGATCTCCTCTGCTCTGAGAGGTGGCCAAATGAAGATCTTCTCTGCTCTGAGAGGTGGCCAAATGAAGATCTCCTCTGCTCTGAGAGGTGGCCAAATGAAGATCCCCTCTCCTTTGCTCTGAGAGGTGGCCAAACGAAGATCTGCTCTCCTTTGCTCTGAGAGGTGGCCAAATGAAAGGAGGAAGATTAGAAGGAGCCACTTCAGAGTACTGAGACGTACCCCAGCAGGTAGGCCAAGTCAGATTGTTCTGAGTGCCCAGCTGTGAGGCAGTAGACATCAGCActgcagccagtcagccagtcaggatgttgacctccctctctcccatggcTTCCCCATTATTACCACCTCTAACGACCTGACTtttgtcttccatgtctccttcaGCAGTTAAGACTCAGAATGATTTTTCACATTCATTAAGCCTCCATACCACACCGCTCACAATCCTCACATCAGCACACTTTCATCTAATCACCCTGAATGGCTCATTAAGAAATAAAAGGAAGAAAAATATCAATGGTAAATTATCGCTGTGAGTTTGAAGTCTTGTGTCACACACAACCACATCAAGCAGAGCTTTTGTGAAGAAGGTGGAGAACCCCAAGCTCAGTGATGGACAGAAACTAAGCACTGAAAAGCATACCATGTGTTTTATGCCAGATTTTAACAACCTATTGTCTTCAGACCTTCTGTGTTCAAACGCTTCAAaaatctgtgcttgattgagttCACATGTAACCAATGTAATGGTGCAAACCCAGCCCATCTGGCACCCCAGGCAAGCTAGATCAAACACTAAAAGCATTTGAAATATATAACATACtagttgaacccaggtctgattgtAGTACTCTGTTGTAATCACAACAACTGGTGGAAGAGCAGAGGCATCGGAATAGACGGCTCGGGAACAGAAGACAAAAGGTTCCCCAATATACACCCGTCTCTTCAGGCACTTAATCAGGAGGAGATCATATCTGGACACATTAAGATGACAGCTCAGTGATGTATCATATCTGGACACATTAAGATGACAGCTCAGCtcagtgttgtatcatatctggacacattaagatgacagctcagtgttgtatcatatctggacACATTAAGGACACATTAAGATGACAGCTGACAGGACACATTaagatgacagctcagtgttgtatcatatctggacacattaagatgacagctcagtgttgtatcatatctggacacattaagatgacagctcagtgttgtatcatatctggacACATTAAGATGACAGCTCAGTGATGTATCATTAAGATCTGGACACTGGATTAAGATGACAGCTCAGTGATGTATCATATCTGGACACATTaagatgacagctcagtgttgtatcatatctggacacattaagatgacagctcagtgttgtaTCAGTTaagatgacagctcagtgttgtatcatatctggacacattaagatgacagctcagtgttgtatcatatctggacacattaagatgacagctcagtgttgtatcatatctggacACATTAAGATGACAGCTCAGTGATGTTAAGATGACAGCTCATATCATGGACACATTAACAGCTCATGTTGTACAGCTCAGTGATGTATGACAGCTCAGTGATGTATCATATCTGGACACATTAAGATGACAGCTCAGTGATGTATCATATCTGGACACATTaagatgacagctcagtgttgtatcatatctggacACATTAAGATGACAGCTCAGTGATGTATCATATCTGGACACATTAAGATGACAGCTGATCATATCTGGACACATTAAGATGACAGTCAGTGATGTATCATATCTGGACACATTaagatgacagctcagtgttgtatcatatctggacACATTAAGATGACAGCTCAGTGATGTATCATATCTGGACACATTAAGATGACAGCTCAGTGATGTATCATATCTGGACACATTAAGATGACAGCTCAGTGATGTATCATATCTGGACACATTaagatgacagctcagtgttgtatcatatctggacACAGCTCATGTTAATATCTGACACATTaagatgacagctcagtgttgtatcatatctggacACATTAAGATGACAGCTCAGTGACATATCTGCACATCAGTGTTATCAGCtcagtgttgtatcatatctggacACATTAAGATGACAGCTCAGTGATGTATCATATCTGGACACATTAAGATGACAGCTCAGTGATGTATCATATCTGGACACATTAAGATGACAGCTCAGTGATGTATCATATCTGGACACATTAAGATGACAGCTCAGTGACAGATGACtcagtgttgtatcatatctggacacattaagatgacagctcagtgttgtaAATGTAGAATGAGTCATGCCACCGTCTCATCTTCCCTCCCTGCTAACTCTTTATCTCCTAGCCTCCATAAAGTCAAGATGGACGCCACTCCAAACAAAGCAGAGGGAAAACAAACAGTGCTGTCAAGTCCATTACAAGAGGACAACACTATCACAGCAGGACTAAATATCCCCCTGAACAAACAGTGTTGTCAAGTCCATTACAAGAGGACAACACTATCACAGCAGGACTAAATATCCCCCTGAACAAACAGTGTTGTCAAGTCCATTACAAGAGGACAACACTATCACAGCAGGACTAAATATCCCCCTGAACAAACAAGTAGTCATTGTGGAGCGATTGCATTCGGAGACAGGTGATACAATTGTCTTCCTTTGACCGCGCTACTTGGGCCTAAATCAACACATTACGTCTGGACGGCAGAACCCGGCAAAGTAATGTGAGTAGATATGCACTCTGTGGcggtgtccaaaatggcaccctatccccatgtagtgcattacttttgaccagaaccacatgggaccccggtcaaaagtagtgagctgcatagggaatagtgtgccatttgggacactggcTGGGTAAGTGACGGTTCCAGTCTGGCTCATGTCGGGGCTAGCGCTGGCTAGCGTAGGCTTCCTCTGGAGTCGTGCGTAAACTGAACGCCAGTCAATCTGTGATGAACATACAGCCAAGGGAAACACCAACGGCAGACACCATCTATTCATAACCAATATTACAAGGGACAAGTTGTCTGAAATCACCATTAAAGGGTGAGAATAGAGCCAGGTTGGCGCACAGAAAACTTCTCAGGTGTTGGAATGTGAAAGGCTGTTGGAATGCAACTCAGAGGGAAATATATGCTCCTCTGATCAGCAACCATCAGGGGCAGGAATGTGACTGGAAAAACTCAGGCCCAAGGCAACATGCTGGTATTATTAGGTCATTAGCATTAGTTGGGGGGACAGggaatgtagggaatagggtgccattacagaaGCAGTCAGAGAATCCCACAGGGCCGTAACCTAGTCTATTGCTGCCACCAGTTGAATCCCACAGGGCCGTAACCTAGTCTATTGCTGCCACCAGTTGAATCCCACAGGGCCGTAACCCAGTCTATTGCTGCCACCAGTTGAATCTCACAGGGCCGTAACCCAGTCTATTGCTGCCACCAGTTGAATCCCACAGGGCCGTAACCCAGTCTATTGCTGCCACCAGTTGAATCCCACAGGGCCGTAACCCAGTCTATTGCTGCCACCAGTTGAATCCCACAGGGCCGTAACCCAGTCTATTGCTGCCACCAGTTGAATCCCACAGGGCCGTAACCCAGTCTATTGCTGCCACCAGTTGAATCCCACAGGGCCGTAACCCAGTCTATTGCTGCCACCAGTTGAATCCCACAGGGCCGTAACCCAGTCTATTGCTGCCACCAGTTGAATCCCACAGGGCCGTAACCCAGTCTATTGCTGCCACCAGTTGAATCCCACAGGGCCGTAACCCAGTCTATTGCTGCCACCAGTTGAATCCCACAGGGCCGTAACCCAGTCTATTGCTGCCACCAGTTGAATCCCACAGGGCCGTAACCCAGTCTATTGCTGCCACCAGTTGAATCCCACAGGGCCGTAACCCAGTCTATTGCTGCCACCAGTTGAATCCCACAGGGCCGTAACCCAGTCTATTGCTGCCACCAGTTGAATCCCACAGGGCCGTAACCCAGTCTATTGCTGCCACCAGTTGAATCCCACAGGGCCGTAACCCAGTCTATTGCTG of the Oncorhynchus gorbuscha isolate QuinsamMale2020 ecotype Even-year unplaced genomic scaffold, OgorEven_v1.0 Un_scaffold_2024, whole genome shotgun sequence genome contains:
- the LOC124024836 gene encoding chondroitin sulfate synthase 1-like, whose translation is MGERESKGEQIFVWPPLRAKERGSSFGHLSEQRRSSFGHLSEQRRSSFGHLSEQRRSSFGHLSEQRRADLCLATSQSRGDLHLATSQSKGEGIFVWPPLRAEEIFIWSPLRAEEIFIWPPLRAKEIFIWPPLRTKESRSSFGHLSEQRRAYLHLATSQSKGEQIFVWPPLRAKESRSLFGHLSEQRRADLHLVTSQNKGEQIFICRCLSLFSPQMQQLFYENYEPNKKGYIRDLHNSKIHRAITLHPNKNPPYQYRLHSYMLSRKIAQLRHRTVQLHREIVQMCRYGAAEPSREDLQLGMPPSFMRFHPRLREEVLEWEFLTGKYLFSSSDGQPPRRGMDSSQHLALDDIIMQVMEMINANAKTRGRVIDFKEIQYGYRRVNPMYGAEYVLDLLLLYKKHKGKTMTVPVRRHAYLQQTFSQIQFREEEEMDDKALASSINQDSDSLSFLSNSLKMFVPFKLSSSSQDQKEPKEPKVNILVPLSGRYDIFVRFMTNLERVCLIPNQNVKLLILLFSTDNNTERVKQVELMREYHIKYPRAEMEIQPVSGSFSRALALEVGSAHFSNDSLLFYCDVDLLFTTDFLKRCRSNTVLGEQTYFPIIFSQYDPKVVYAGKVPSENHYVFTAKTGLWRHYGFGIVCVYKGDLVGAGGFDTSIQGWGLEDVDLFNKFVQSGIRLFRSTDPGIIHVHHPVVCDPNLEPNQYKMCLGSKASSHGSTQQLAELWLEKNDHGFRKVGSSNNESLRTA